The Pseudanabaena sp. PCC 6802 genomic interval TCTAGTAGAAGAACTTGCAGATATCGCGATCGCGGCGAAAATCAGTCTTGGTCAAGATATTCAGGTAGATTATCCTTTATTAGTCTTAGGTAATGAGGAACGGCTCTATCGGCTGGTGGCAAATCTGATTACTAATGCCATTCAGTACACGCTTCCAGGAGGGCAAGTTAAGGTGATTCTGAAACGAGAAGATCGCTACGCGGTCATCCAAGTCCATGATACGGGTATTGGCATTGCACTTCAAGACCAACCTCATATCTTCGATCGCTTCTATCGCGTTTCTAGCGATCGCTCCAGGGCAACAGGGGGATCTGGCTTGGGCTTAGCGATTGCGCAGGCGATCGCGCAGGCACATCAGGGTAGTATCCAGGTAAAGAGCCAGATGGGTAAAGGTAGTACTTTCACAGTTCGACTACCCTTAAAATAAGCATGAGGGATAAAAAGTGAATAATACCAATTTCCTAAAATCGACTACAGCGGCGATCGAAAACATTAGCACAGATGCTTTTATCTCTGCGAAAATAATAGTTATCTGTGCTAGGACTCGACTTTTATCATGGTTGCAACACAAGAAATTCAATTAGTCAGTAGGGGAACCCAGCTAATTTCATCATCTTGCGAATATTCTGGGAACCATTTGGTACGAGAGTTGCGCTTTCGCTTGGGACTGACGCAGGAACAATTTGCCGCAGAATTAGGAGTCACTTTTGCATCGATCAATCGCTGGGAAAACCGCAAGGTACAACCATCACCAATGGCACTGAAACTACTGCGCCAGCGTTTGGAACAGATGGGTGATCGCGGTACCGATCTCCTAGATCGCTACTTTTGATATGCGTCGCACAGCAAGGTCATAGAATCTGCTAGTGCAGATGTCATGGTTTCTCGATGTCTCCTCACCTAAGCTCGTAGCCACAGAGCAATTTTGGAGACATCCAACCCATGAACCAACTCGAACTCGCGAATGTGATCGCGCAAGAACTCCAGATCGGCGGCTACGATGCCGATCGCTTCTTGAAAGTCACACTTGAAAAGATCGTGGAGACTGTAACAACCAATCAACCTGTCGAACTGCAAGGTTTCGGTACGTTTGCGATGCGTCCTAACGCTCCGCGCACAGGTACGAGTCCTGCCACTGGCGAACCATTTAACGTTCCCGCCCGCTGGTCTGCCTCCTTCAAAATCGATAAAGCCTTTAAAGAGCGCGTTGAAGCTGTGCCACTGGATCAATCCAGCCCTACTGTCTCCCCTGGCAGTATCTCCGATATCATCACTCCTGGTGATAAGCCCTACTACTTTACCGTCCAGTTCAGCGACGACGTGGGCATCAAAGCCTCTACTATCGGCGGTAAGAACAGCGAACTCGGCGAACTCGATGTGCGCGTGACTGGCCCCAACGGTTTCAACCAACTTGCCAGAGCGACAAGAACCAAAGCTACTGCCGATAAGAAAGGACGGATCGTCACCTATGCTGTCGGTGCTCCTGGTGGCGTGTGGGACTTCACCGCAAACGGTCAATACCAGATCGATCTGCTAGAAGCACAAGTTTCGGACTTGATGGGCAATTTCCTATCGTCTACTACGGTCGGAAACTTTAACGTGGCAATCCCTGGTGGTAGCGGAGGGATCTAATGACCTACGCTGATTTCCTGGCAAAGCTGCGATCGCTTTTGTCTGGCTTACTCTACCCCTCCGAATCAGACTTCCCTGTAGAAATCTCCCCACGAGGACTTTCCTACAGAATGCCCAGTAGTGGTGAGGTGCGCGACCTGGATCGCGTCTTCAAGATGCGGCATGTCGAGGATTGGATGGGTGAGGGAGAGCAAGAGTTTGCCCAGAGGTGGCAGGCAGTTTACGACCACATTGCCAGCAAGACTATAGCCACAACCGCATGGCACTACAAAGTCAACCGCAAAAACTACACCCACGAGCAAGTAGTCATCCTGCTGCACGCTCAGGGAGTTGTAGGACTTCGCATCCGACTCGTTGAAACATAGGAGATAGCGCCCGTGACAACACTTGATGACTTTCTGGCTCAAAACGAAGAGGCAATAATCGCTATGTCCATTGCAGACAGAATCCTGTTAGCTCGCAGCCTGCTCGACTCTGTTGCCTCAACTCTAGTGGGTTCAGCCATCGATGCTCAGGACGATGGCGATGACGAGAACTATGAATGTGCGGAAGACGAGGATTACTAAAAACGAAGAGGGAAGAGCGAAGAAATACAGACTTCCCTCTTCATTCTTCCGCTTTCCGTCTTAATTATGGAGGTGCTTACGATGACTCTAATCCAAGTTCCAACTCTCTCGCCAGATAACTGGCATGACATTGGCGCGATCGGGATTGTGTTTCTTTTAATTGCAATCGCTGTGAGGAAATACTTATGATGACTCAAGTTCAGGAATGGCGGCGGCAAGCTGCTCAGAATCTTGCCAATCGCATCCCTAAAATCGAAGGCGATCTCAACAACTTTGACCTGGCAGTTGACGATGTAGTAAGGCTGTTGAACAACCAGCCTACAAGACCCGCAGGGCGGAAAGCCTATGAAGGCATTTTCCCAGTCGATAAACTTGCGATCGAGTTAGATGTCCCCTTCTACGCACAAACTGATAACTACTCTCAGCCAGATCGAACCTGTAACTCTTCTAGCTGTGCGATGGCAGCTAAGTATCTTGGAGCTAATCTCTCAGGTGATGACGAATATTTGCAAATTGTGCTGACTCATGGCGATACCACCGATCACTCAGCTCAGACAGACGCCTTAGTAAACTATGGCATTGAGTCTGCATGGTACACAAACCTGGATTTCGATGACCTGGATGAATCCTTAGCTGCAAATTTACCCGTTGTAATTGCCATCCTGCATCGTGGTTCTGAAGATGCTCCCACAGGTGGTCACATCATAGTTGTGATTGGCAGGACTGAGAACGGTGACTATATTGTCAACGATCCATACGGGGACTGCAATGATGGCTATACCAGCGATGTCTACAACGGTAAGGGCGCAATCTACAGCCGAACCTTGCTCAAGGCAAGGTGGCTAGTAGAAGGCAGTAAAAGCGGCTGGGGAAGGCTTTTTATTCAGCCAGCCAAATAGATCTAGACAAAGAGAAATAGTTATGATCGCTCAGATCCAAACACAGCCACAACCACAACAGCCACAATTTCCAGTCCTATCACCGTATGCCTGGCAGGATATTGGAATAATTGGGTTCGTGGTTGTATCTTTTGCGATCGCGCTGGGGAAATGGTTGCCTTCCTATCTCGATAAACGCTGGGCACTACGGCAAAAAGAGATCGAACTAGCGATCGCAGGCAAAGAACAATCCATGAAGGCAGAACTGATGCGCGACGAACGCGACCAGAAGCTACTGGCTGACTTTACAAATACTCTTTTAGCCAAAGAGTTACAGCGCTCTGAGGAACTCCTGGAAAATCTAGCTGAAACGCAGCAACGGATTGCCGAGACACAGGGAATTCAGCAACAACAATTCGAGGCGATCTCGCGTGGATTTGAGCAGTCCACCAAAAATCAAGCCAGGATGATCGAACTTCACGAAGCGATCCTAGAAGCACTATCAAAACACGACTAATCGGATTCGACCGTGCTTGATTCTTTTGTAAAGAGCGATCATTCCTCAATTAAAGCGATCGCACCGTCTCAGCTTATTTGTTGGTAGAGCTTCCAAGTATTCAGCACTGCGATCGCTCTAAAGCCGCTGGGCTTGTCCCCTTGCATCCCCACGGGGAAAAGCGGACGCGGTTCCACCGCGATTATTCTGCGCTCCATTCCGCAGGAAACGTCAGCCTAGCACAGCAGTCATTCCGCAAAGAGGATCGCCCTTTAATAGTCAGATGTCTGAGGACGTGCCCGATATTCTCGATTTATGGTTGGGCACGATTTGTTTTTTGGCTTCCATCCTCGCTCCGCTGCGGTGTCCGCGATCATAATTGTTGGGCGATTAGTTTGTTGGCTGCGCTGCGCTCCGCATTGCTGCATTTTGTGCCGTGCTTTATCGGCTGTCGTGTGCTTCATTCCGCGAACCAAGATGACGCTACGCGATTGATTTTTGTGATGTGGTGTGGTGCATGTGGAATGTGAGTGTAGAGCAGGGCTGTCAAGCCTGATGCCACCCATTAAATCAGAGTTAGCTGCTTTTCCAGCATCCAATCTGGTAGATCGCATGGTTCGATCAGCCAGTGCAGTTCTAAAGGGACTCCAAGCGAGATCGCATATCGTACTGTCCCCCAAGTTCCAGACCCAGCCCAAGAGTTTACTGTCACGCCAGCAGGGCAGGGTTTATTTGGGAAAGCATGGAGAATTCCATTGTCAGCAATGAGAGCATCTACCATTTTTTTACTGCGTTGCTGAAGTTGGTAGGGCTTTCTGCCTTCTGTCTTATGTAGTTCTATTTCCATCCCCGCGTTTGCGCATTTGTGGGCGATCGCGTCTATTCCTGTGGCATCTCCTACGTGTAGTTTAGTGGCTTTATCGAGTAGCGATCTCAATTCTCTTGTGGCTTTTGCCACTTCGCTCTCAGGTAGTTTACGAGTTCCAGTGATTCCGACTACATGCATTTGATTTCATCGATCTAACTGTTTCTATTGTACCATCACCAGATATTTGATAGATACTCGCTAGATATGCATTACCTATACAAGAACCTTCTTTAATAGGTACTACAAATAGACTAAGTCTTGCTAGCTATTGGCTGGCAGCATATAATATTTATATAAACTATTCAATAAATGGACTTCCAAACATGGTCACTTCTCAAAATATTCTCTACTCTTCTTCAGCGATCGCTCGTGTTCTCAATGTTGCTGCAAGTGCAGTAGTCAAATTCGATGTGTTCACAAAGGTTATTTGGGTTTACATCAAGGGGCAACGTCCAAAATTCTTGTCTAAAAAGCTATTCACTCAGCATTTTGTAGATCGCCGTAAGGCTGAAGCTAGAGGTTTGACTGTTACTCGCCATGCTTTTGATCGTTCTCGTTTCACGGTTCGCAACGAGTCAAAGGGTACTTTCTATCAGGTGCAGGCGATCGCTTCTGGTTTGGTCTGCGAGTGCGAGGACTACCAAAACCAGGTGAGATTCTTCGGGCGTGGATGCTGTAAGCACGGGTATGCCGTTCTAGCTCAACTCGGCTATACAGATCTGCGCTCATATCTGGCAGCGCAGTAATAACAAAATCGTCCTGAGCAAGACGAAAAAGGCGCTCGCTCAAGACGACATCAAAACATATTTCTAAGATACCACGATGATTACTTCTTGCACGCAGTTTCAATCGGCTCGTAACCGCGATCGCGTTCCCGTTCTGCCCTATCACGAATACAT includes:
- a CDS encoding helix-turn-helix domain-containing protein; this translates as MVATQEIQLVSRGTQLISSSCEYSGNHLVRELRFRLGLTQEQFAAELGVTFASINRWENRKVQPSPMALKLLRQRLEQMGDRGTDLLDRYF
- a CDS encoding HU family DNA-binding protein, which gives rise to MNQLELANVIAQELQIGGYDADRFLKVTLEKIVETVTTNQPVELQGFGTFAMRPNAPRTGTSPATGEPFNVPARWSASFKIDKAFKERVEAVPLDQSSPTVSPGSISDIITPGDKPYYFTVQFSDDVGIKASTIGGKNSELGELDVRVTGPNGFNQLARATRTKATADKKGRIVTYAVGAPGGVWDFTANGQYQIDLLEAQVSDLMGNFLSSTTVGNFNVAIPGGSGGI
- a CDS encoding C39 family peptidase yields the protein MMTQVQEWRRQAAQNLANRIPKIEGDLNNFDLAVDDVVRLLNNQPTRPAGRKAYEGIFPVDKLAIELDVPFYAQTDNYSQPDRTCNSSSCAMAAKYLGANLSGDDEYLQIVLTHGDTTDHSAQTDALVNYGIESAWYTNLDFDDLDESLAANLPVVIAILHRGSEDAPTGGHIIVVIGRTENGDYIVNDPYGDCNDGYTSDVYNGKGAIYSRTLLKARWLVEGSKSGWGRLFIQPAK